The region ttaaattattatttatacagaaaaaaaggatcaaattgagaacaaaattttgttttattctttttccaaaaagaATTGACCATTTAatactttataaaaaataaaagatatcatATACTTATGTTtaatataattcataaaaattgcaatttattgATGTGATTGTTCATGCCATCACTAAGTTAGATATTGATTTTTGACTGATTTTATCTACTCATCAAAACTGGACTGGGTAACACCAAATCAATAATTTCAAGAGTTCAACGAAGGAGAGCCTCAATGAAATATCTTAATAACAATGACATCAATAGGGGTATTAATTATGAGCAATACATTTTTGAAATATTCAAGACTACTAATTTTCATGTGCAATACAAATAACAATACGGTGAATCACTAAAATACACTTGCTCTAGTTGGCAAGGTTGTCCTCAAAACCCTAGCACATAGAGTATTTTTCTGACCGTATGAGAGGCATACACTCCTTCCGCCAcatattgattggcagtttaaaacaaacacaagtaataaaatatttagtttaCTTACCCATATTTAGTGTAGTAGTACTTCCTGTTTTTAatatcttttgttttctttttaatgcCTTCTATTAGTTAATCGAAGTACATACGACAATTAATCATTCAAGTAATAATTGAATACCTATACTTTGGGACAAAAAATCTTAAATTAGTGCCTACCAATTTTGGACGGAGGAATTAATATACGTTCCTTCTTAAGCTTATTATATCTTAGCACGTCTAGTTTCTATTTGCAACCATCTTTCTAAACTATTCCGTAGAAATTATGTCAGACAACTTGCAGATGCAAAGTACTAACACAAGGTTCTTCACTGATACTagaaatgccttttaaattttttaggtaTCCCTAGTTTTCAGTACATACACATGCCAGCAACATACCATCTTAGAGTCTGTTTGGCATTGTAGTAGCTGTATGTATTTGTATTGAATAAAAGTACTCTTAAAGGAAACATTAAAAAGACATGCTTTCTCAATACCTGTTTTTTGAAAGTCCTAATCTAAAACTTCCCTTAGAAACTTTTACCAAACAGTTGCAAAATCACGTTTAAACTTTTAAGTAACTTAATAGGGTGCAGtacaaaatcaaacaaacacTTGATCAATTATAAGTTACAAAATCCCCTCCAATATTTTTCACTCAGCACCAAATTATGATATAGGAAAacttaaaaaagaaaatgagaaatgtCCAGCCAACAGAAACATCTATGGCCAAAGATAGGTGTGGcgcaaataaatcaatcaatcaaattcTAAACAGGAAGCAGTAACAGTTACGAGTAATTTAAAACCATTGAGCTGTAGAACTTGCCTGAATGGTACTATGAGCAATATACCGTTGTCTGCTTTTGTGAAAGCTAACATCTATACGTTCCCAAGGTACTTGAGTCAGACCTTTTATCATCTCCTCTACAAGGGAAGTATACTTACATAAGCTGGAAGAATAATTAAATGGAGAAAGGAAAATTTACAACACAAAATGAAGATGGGGCAAAAAGAAGTGGCCACGCATATGAAGATGAACTGCCACGGTAATGAAATTTATCAGATATAGAGAAAGCATGTGACGAGCAGAAGAGAAGCTCTAACAAAAGCAAGATAAGAGAACAAATTAGCCCATAAGCTTTGTCTAAATTACTTAGGCATCCCATGAAATCTTTTCCAGTAGCAAGTTAGTTTTATACTTATAATCATTCACATTACCTAGCAGACAGTAAAGTGTGTTCTTCTGTTTTCGGACATAAGTTAACCTTATCGCCATGGTTTTAGATAAAggcattttaaaggtttttaaactTGCCTTTGCCATTTTTACCACTATCTAACTGTTATTATATTTTGCATAGACAATTGCTGTTATGGCCGTAATCTAAAGGTAACAGATATTATTGAAGCCgttaactttaaataatagtgctacaaatgaaaaaaaaaacatttttgatatttcattttattttcaaagtttgtattatgaaaatattatattataaatttacttacatttatattttaatgtctTGTATTTCCATTATGAGCATATTTTATGTTATGGCCGTGATTGCAGCCTTACCGCGATTTACATCTATGATTGCCACCAAATTTTAAGAGATTTGGACTTATGATTCAATAATAATATAAGTTCTAGCTAACTGGATCAGGCTTGGTTCTAGTTTTTTTAGTCTTAAATTGTATTATATTCTAAGTCTATCCAGTCTATAATTCCAATAAATGTCATCAATAATATCAATTTCATACTCTATAGATCCCTCAACTTCGTAATACTTTTCTAATCCATTTCTTTCAGTAcataaaatttcataatttctTGTATCCTACATAAGCATGTGCAAAGATACTATGTAACACCatgatagttttttttatccaaAACGCATGTTGGAACCAATACAATCTAGCTATCAATCAAATCCATGCTTTAGATTTCAATATTTTGAACATAGAAAATTATCAACTCGTGTGACAACtttttttcaactttatagcattatcatttaaattttaagctTTTATCTCACAATCAAGTCCCAATTAAGGTCTCAAGTACAATAAGCCTCAGCCATGAAAAGATTAAGCCATTTACCGAAGCGTGAGCAATGTTTGCAAGAAAGAAGAGACAAACCTTCCAAATCAGTTGGTTGTTCTGCAGTGACTGCAGACGCTTTATCACGGTGTTCGTCCTTAGTTTCCACCTCAATGTGTACAATATGTGGATATTTCTGATCTGTTGCAAGTAGGTTGGGCTGGAGAAAATCTCAAGTTAGTTCTTCATttggaaaaaagaaaaacaaactcAGTCGCCATATAAATGTTATACCAAagtgattaaaaaaaaagagggtCTTTTCTTATAAGCAACCTTCGGAAGTTCAGCTTGACGTCTAATTGATGAAGTCCTCCACCCAACCATATCTTAATGTAAATTAAGATAAACAGATATATGAAAGACACAGAACAGATAATCATGTATTAAAAGAAGTCATAATTCAAAAGATAACTTCAATAGAGAAAAGGATACGGTCATAATTTGCATTTGCATATGCAGCACGGCGCTTAAATGCACGTAAAGCTGATCTATAAAGGCCATATCTTATGTTACCATACAATtgttttttaagtgttttatcATTGAGCAACTGAAGGCAGACTGTCAGATAATAAATACTAACATGAATTTTAGGTCATTCGAATCATTAACCATTTGAAGTAGAAGAGGAGGTTTCCCATCATCATTGTCAGTGAGAAAGAGATGCTTTCCAGTCCTCCCAACAATTAAATGAGCAGTCTGACAAGCTCTTCTCTCCAGAAAAGAGAGACCACAAAGAAATGGCAGCTGTAGGATCAAAAACAaaccattttttaaattaaagtataaaGAATATATTGAAACAACGTAGATAATAATAAGATTCTAGAATTTCTACCAGTTGCTTTCACACTTTAACTCAAAAATTATTTCACTTCTTATCATGATACTTATCATATCAAGAATGCAAGCCTTTTTCGGTAAATTAGAGGCAGCTGCCCATTCTAGCCAAGTAAAGTCTCTTAACAATGATTATCTCATTTTGCAACCTCTTATTccataaaaatatgaattagcTCGATAGATTAACCTAATCGATACACATAAAAGAATTCCAAAATCAAGGGAACATTGCAACACAGCAACATAATTATTGCAATAATGTCTCATAGTTGAGGTAAAGCAAGTGTATAAGTAGATCACTGGACCTGTTTATTTCCTCTTGAACCAAGATGTGGTGTTGCAAATGTTATAAAGTTCATGGGTTCTAATCCAGCAATTCTAGCTTCACAAGCCGGCTCAGCGCATTCCATTGAATTATCACGTTCTTCATTTAAGGAATTACCAGAAACACTTGCGAGGcctaattttggtaaattttcatACAGCCTCGCAATAGCATACCTTGCAATAAGACCCCCTAATGAGTGAGCCACAAAGGAGATCTTCTTCATATCAGGCTTGTGTTTGACAACAGCCAATACCTAATCAGATCAGATCAGATCAGAAACATTAGCCAACTCAAAAGCCATTTAAAATGGCTCTAAAGATATACTAAATGTATTGTTGAACCTACCTCTTTAGCTAGCCTTTCACCCATCAAATCTACACCATCAAATGTCAGTTTGGAGTAGTTGCATTCGCTGCCTGCTCGTAATGTATTAAGTCA is a window of Mercurialis annua linkage group LG2, ddMerAnnu1.2, whole genome shotgun sequence DNA encoding:
- the LOC126667906 gene encoding uncharacterized protein LOC126667906 isoform X1; its protein translation is MIATTTLFPSPKRIVPFNFYRRLYSSGDGAAAAGDGPSKLSFRGGGDRVSLRKMELIRAVIRGGDGGCFKGGGDAGDDGKALKIEADSGGDDVFDATAVDSRVPPNHLVIMVNGIAGSSTDWKYAAEQFVKKLPDKVLVHCSECNYSKLTFDGVDLMGERLAKEVLAVVKHKPDMKKISFVAHSLGGLIARYAIARLYENLPKLGLASVSGNSLNEERDNSMECAEPACEARIAGLEPMNFITFATPHLGSRGNKQLPFLCGLSFLERRACQTAHLIVGRTGKHLFLTDNDDGKPPLLLQMVNDSNDLKFISALRAFKRRAAYANANYDHMVGWRTSSIRRQAELPKVAYKKRPSFFLITLPNLLATDQKYPHIVHIEVETKDEHRDKASAVTAEQPTDLEEEMIKGLTQVPWERIDVSFHKSRQRYIAHSTIQVKIYWLNSDGADVVFHMIDNFLP
- the LOC126667906 gene encoding uncharacterized protein LOC126667906 isoform X2; amino-acid sequence: MIATTTLFPSPKRIVPFNFYRRLYSSGDGAAAAGDGPSKLSFRGGGDRVSLRKMELIRAVIRGGDGGCFKGGGDAGDDGKALKIEADSGGDDVFDATAVDSRVPPNHLVIMVNGIAGSSTDWKYAAEQFVKKLPDKVLVHCSECNYSKLTFDGVDLMGERLAKEVLAVVKHKPDMKKISFVAHSLGGLIARYAIARLYENLPKLGLASVSGNSLNEERDNSMECAEPACEARIAGLEPMNFITFATPHLGSRGNKQLPFLCGLSFLERRACQTAHLIVGRTGKHLFLTDNDDGKPPLLLQMVNDSNDLKFISALRAFKRRAAYANANYDHMVGWRTSSIRRQAELPKPNLLATDQKYPHIVHIEVETKDEHRDKASAVTAEQPTDLEEEMIKGLTQVPWERIDVSFHKSRQRYIAHSTIQVKIYWLNSDGADVVFHMIDNFLP
- the LOC126667906 gene encoding uncharacterized protein LOC126667906 isoform X3, with the translated sequence MIATTTLFPSPKRIVPFNFYRRLYSSGDGAAAAGDGPSKLSFRGGGDRVSLRKMELIRAVIRGGDGGCFKGGGDAGDDGKALKIEADSGGDDVFDATAVDSRVPPNHLVIMVNGIAGSSTDWKYAAEQFVKKLPDKVLVHCSECNYSKLTFDGVDLMGERLAKEVLAVVKHKPDMKKISFVAHSLGGLIARYAIARLYENLPKLGLASVSGNSLNEERDNSMECAEPACEARIAGLEPMNFITFATPHLGSRGNKQLPFLCGLSFLERRACQTAHLIVGRTGKHLFLTDNDDGKPPLLLQMVNDSNDLKFISALRAFKRRAAYANANYDHMVGWRTSSIRRQAELPKVAYKKRPSFFLITLPNLLATDQKYPHIVHIEVETKDEHRDKASAVTAEQPTDLEVHLHMRGHFFLPHLHFVL